In one Silene latifolia isolate original U9 population chromosome 10, ASM4854445v1, whole genome shotgun sequence genomic region, the following are encoded:
- the LOC141607115 gene encoding uncharacterized protein LOC141607115, giving the protein MVFLCETKLSGREMRTVLAKFDCYFDMAVDNVGRSEGLAFWWNKEIKCEFVSSSVHHMDFIIRDENGDWRVTGFYGWPMVADRHLSWELLRVLGRQSTLPWMCIGDYNKILYANEMRRGQGAQWQMNNFREAADECGLVDVRYEGYAFTWDNGQAGDDNNRRSQIARLNEGGRSIEEVLKRRKLVKEVADLCRQEEQFWRQRSRALWLKDEDKNTSFFHKQAGQRKAKNYISKLVDDGSVVRSGDEVVSRVATDYFTELFTASSQRDFHGVFEGMEGRVTEEMNLLLSRNYSEEEVLEALNQMHPLKAPGPDGMNCLFYQTYWHIVGPLGDEYGFGRVEWSTYAKWS; this is encoded by the exons ATGGTTTTTCTGTGCGAGACGAAACTCAGTGGTCGTGAAATGCGGACTGTTCTTGCGAAGTTCGATTGTTATTTTGATATGGCAGTTGATAACGTGGGCAGGTCCGAAGGGCTCGCGTTTTGGTGGAACAAGGAGATTAAATGTGAGTTTGTTTCTTCTTCGGTCCATCATATGGATTTTATTATCAGGGATGAGAATGGGGACTGGCGGGTTACTGGTTTCTATGGGTGGCCTATGGTTGCGGAtcgtcacctttcatgggagctCTTACGGGTTTTGGGGAGACAATCCACGTTACCTTGGATGTGCATCGGGGACTACAATAAAATTTTATATGCTAATGAGATGAGACGAGGGCAAGGAGCTCAATGGCAAATGAACAATTTTAGGGAAGCAGCTGATGAGTGTGGCTTGGTTGATGTCCGTTATGAGGGATATGCTTTCACTTGGGATAATGGGCAAGCGGGGGATGATAACAACAGA CGTAGTCAAATTGCGAGACTGAATGAGGGTGGCCGTTCTATAGAGGAGGTTCTAAAGAGGCGGAAATTGGTAAAGGAAGTCGCTGATTTGTGCCGACAGGAGGAGCAATTTTGGAGGCAAAGATCGCGTGCCCTTTGGCTCAAAGACGAGGATAAGAACACGAGCTTTTTCCACAAACAAGCGGGGCAGAGAAAGGCAAAAAATTATATCAGTAAGCTAGTGGATGATGGGAGCGTGGTTAGGAGTGGGGATGAAGTTGTATCACGAGTTGCGACGGACTACTTTACTGAGCTATTTACGGCCTCTTCTCAGCGTGATTTTCATGGGGTTTTCGAGGGCATGGAGGGGCGGGTTACGGAAGAAATGAATCTGTTGTTGTCACGGAATTATAGCGAGGAGGAGGTTCTTGAAGCGCTAAATCAAATGCACCCTCTTAAGGCTCCTGGACCGGAtggtatgaattgccttttctaTCAGACATATTGGCATATTGTGGGTCCGTTGGGTGACGAGTACGGTTTTGGGCGTGTTGAATGGAGCACCTATGCTAAATGGTCTTAA